A genomic window from Maridesulfovibrio sp. includes:
- a CDS encoding AsmA family protein, producing MILRVKKLFWILFILFDLCILAAVTGGVYYMESDEPRLMLEELLSEKLQRKVSFHDNFELNFYPWLGVNSGPVTVASEAGSEYPYQLTVQDIDFKVRFIPLLSGKLEVDTIVVDSPSFRVSRLKDGSLNLPVMKTEEHDESEAERPRYFNSISVRGASIFNATCSYSDLGSGNSFNVSGVNIRTGLLRKGTPLAFNLSANFDTDFLDISAQADLKGLLDFSLKDKQVSLSETSLAVKVESEELLGAHESAEGIASLGFNLVDGKVDVNGLVLQGAGVRLSGAANCTNIYDQPDFKGWLKSTRFDPKKVFSRFTPAPIPQDYADILNQASFAINFHSTLEKTELTNIVLAVDNTVVKGDFSLKDYKNPWVEFNVQADSIQFDPYEKLLDLEKTASGNATETRDEQHRQKHIFRDMVIADMVKKIPCNGRLEVGRFDYDGISLNKVAISVSPGPKVADLSIDKGSYLDGDFALSAEIVLDEKREAGVAYLRGKGTVSPFSLALLPLDVDGLKFNSGKAAFNLKNISSSGRTPLELVRNLRLDTNLEANGVVANLRFKGIPPELKNLNAEKAAMSLKFSPLSADVSDGLVGRSVTLDLSGKLLKPEGRFKGSFKGGLLYNPRNPEKIAVKDGRLDFSVGGKGVPVIKKDVSLTVAGSGSLISGDLKLDDFAVKSGKINLHGSAQASRLGSETVSAKGEMALPETACNEFFELFGVDKPETVDPNAFAKAELDASFQLNGENLTIRVEKCRLDDASAQGTFQVSDFKEPVLNFNINADRVDVDHFLPPSVSSLGKDNVEDDGFQKVENYKLPEWKFPDRLLGAINATGTVECNYFRIFDFGASKVSADVDMQNAVFDIHNMKADFHEGALTGKLDLGLKNGTVSLDTDIDVRGFQAGLFFVDYVGRDYVKGRTDASLNLKGHSTANTDFVDTMTGDLFFKILNGSYLFAATAEKDAKDKKAPSPTNFSIMAGNINGKDGKFNVADYLLKTDYLTATATGGFSFPENSINLRVNADIIKLPNLYLKLVNALLDALTGVNVTVTGKLSNPKVEVKGLERWSDVLNDVLGLPQQSFMFFRKLIF from the coding sequence GTGATTTTGCGGGTAAAAAAACTATTCTGGATTCTGTTCATCCTCTTTGATCTCTGCATATTGGCAGCGGTCACAGGAGGGGTGTATTATATGGAATCAGATGAACCGCGCTTAATGCTCGAAGAATTACTCAGCGAAAAGCTGCAACGAAAAGTCAGCTTTCACGATAACTTTGAGCTGAATTTTTACCCGTGGCTGGGAGTGAATTCCGGGCCGGTAACCGTAGCATCAGAGGCCGGCTCCGAATACCCGTATCAGCTTACAGTGCAGGATATTGATTTTAAGGTCAGGTTTATCCCTTTGCTAAGTGGAAAACTTGAGGTTGATACAATTGTTGTCGATTCTCCGTCATTTCGTGTGTCCAGATTGAAAGACGGTTCCCTCAATCTGCCTGTGATGAAAACGGAAGAACATGACGAGAGCGAAGCTGAACGACCCCGATACTTCAACAGTATCAGTGTTCGTGGCGCCAGTATCTTCAATGCTACCTGTTCCTACAGTGATCTGGGCAGCGGCAATTCATTTAATGTTTCCGGGGTTAATATCAGGACAGGGCTGTTGCGGAAGGGTACGCCGCTGGCTTTTAATTTGAGTGCGAATTTCGATACCGACTTTTTGGACATTAGCGCACAGGCCGATCTCAAAGGACTTTTGGATTTTTCTCTCAAAGATAAACAGGTTTCACTGTCAGAAACATCACTTGCAGTTAAAGTTGAAAGTGAAGAACTGCTTGGTGCGCATGAGTCGGCAGAGGGAATTGCCTCTCTTGGTTTTAACCTTGTTGACGGTAAAGTTGATGTAAATGGTTTGGTCCTGCAGGGCGCAGGCGTTCGCTTGTCAGGGGCTGCTAACTGTACGAATATTTATGACCAGCCTGATTTCAAGGGCTGGCTGAAATCGACTAGATTTGATCCCAAGAAAGTCTTTTCCAGATTCACTCCTGCTCCCATCCCTCAAGATTATGCGGATATATTGAATCAGGCCTCTTTTGCCATCAATTTTCATTCTACTCTGGAAAAGACCGAACTCACCAATATCGTTCTGGCTGTGGATAATACGGTCGTGAAAGGCGACTTTTCCCTCAAGGATTATAAGAATCCTTGGGTGGAATTTAACGTGCAAGCCGATTCGATCCAATTTGATCCTTATGAAAAACTTTTGGATCTAGAGAAAACGGCCAGCGGTAACGCCACAGAAACCAGGGATGAGCAGCACCGGCAAAAGCATATTTTCCGGGATATGGTTATTGCCGATATGGTGAAAAAGATTCCCTGCAACGGTAGGCTGGAAGTAGGGCGTTTTGACTATGACGGGATTAGCCTTAATAAAGTTGCCATTTCAGTTTCACCGGGTCCAAAGGTTGCTGATCTAAGTATTGATAAAGGGTCATATCTTGATGGTGATTTTGCTCTCAGCGCCGAAATAGTCCTTGATGAGAAACGTGAAGCGGGGGTTGCATACCTGCGCGGCAAGGGCACTGTAAGCCCTTTTTCCCTTGCACTCTTACCGCTGGATGTCGATGGGTTAAAATTTAATTCCGGTAAGGCTGCTTTTAATCTTAAAAATATATCCTCAAGTGGGCGGACTCCCTTGGAACTTGTTCGTAACCTAAGGCTCGATACAAATCTTGAAGCCAACGGGGTTGTTGCGAATCTCAGATTCAAGGGCATTCCGCCTGAATTAAAGAATTTGAATGCTGAAAAAGCGGCAATGTCATTAAAATTTTCTCCGCTTTCAGCTGATGTCTCCGACGGACTGGTCGGGAGAAGTGTCACGCTTGATCTTTCCGGGAAACTTCTTAAACCGGAAGGGCGTTTCAAGGGTAGCTTCAAAGGCGGACTGCTCTATAACCCACGCAATCCAGAAAAGATCGCCGTAAAGGACGGGCGTTTAGATTTTTCTGTTGGCGGAAAAGGTGTGCCGGTTATCAAGAAAGATGTTTCCCTGACCGTCGCAGGTAGTGGCAGTTTGATTTCCGGTGATCTGAAGCTAGATGATTTCGCTGTAAAAAGCGGAAAGATAAATCTGCACGGTAGTGCTCAAGCCAGCAGGTTGGGCTCTGAGACTGTATCGGCAAAAGGTGAAATGGCGTTGCCGGAAACAGCATGCAATGAGTTTTTTGAACTTTTCGGTGTGGATAAGCCGGAGACTGTCGACCCGAACGCATTTGCAAAAGCCGAGCTGGACGCATCCTTTCAACTGAATGGTGAAAATCTTACCATACGGGTGGAAAAGTGCAGGCTTGATGATGCGTCCGCACAGGGGACATTTCAGGTCTCCGATTTCAAGGAACCGGTTTTGAATTTTAATATCAATGCTGACCGGGTTGATGTTGACCACTTTTTGCCGCCGAGTGTTAGTTCACTGGGCAAAGATAATGTGGAGGATGACGGATTTCAAAAAGTCGAGAATTATAAACTTCCGGAATGGAAATTCCCTGATAGATTACTTGGGGCTATAAATGCCACCGGAACGGTGGAGTGTAACTATTTCCGTATATTTGATTTCGGCGCGAGCAAAGTCAGTGCTGATGTTGATATGCAGAATGCCGTCTTCGACATTCATAATATGAAAGCTGATTTTCATGAAGGTGCTCTGACTGGTAAGCTTGATTTGGGACTAAAAAACGGAACTGTCTCTTTGGATACTGATATTGATGTTCGTGGATTTCAGGCCGGGCTTTTTTTCGTGGATTACGTAGGGCGTGACTATGTAAAGGGCAGGACCGATGCTTCCTTGAATCTAAAAGGGCACTCCACTGCCAATACTGATTTTGTGGATACAATGACAGGGGACTTGTTTTTTAAGATCCTGAATGGTTCTTACCTTTTTGCAGCTACAGCTGAAAAGGACGCTAAAGATAAAAAAGCTCCAAGCCCGACCAATTTTTCCATTATGGCCGGAAATATTAACGGTAAGGATGGGAAATTTAATGTCGCCGACTACCTGCTTAAAACAGATTATCTGACTGCTACCGCCACGGGTGGGTTCAGTTTTCCCGAAAATTCCATCAACCTGCGGGTAAATGCCGATATCATCAAGTTGCCAAACCTTTACCTAAAGCTGGTTAATGCTCTCCTTGATGCTCTGACCGGGGTCAATGTGACAGTTACCGGTAAACTGAGCAACCCCAAGGTAGAAGTGAAGGGTTTGGAACGCTGGAGTGACGTCTTAAATGATGTACTCGGCCTACCTCAGCAATCTTTTATGTTTTTCAGGAAACTTATATTCTGA
- a CDS encoding ARMT1-like domain-containing protein: MRTYLDCLPCFLKMALAGIRATCPGQDEIHEKVIKHWAAGFACADLNESPPSLAGRLFRETVEYVGDIDIFKTQKEEANARVLELLPMVKAKVMGSADPLLAAMGVSIIGNYMDCSVMGEYDWEAELDSLEHGLDRDAFAKFIDKVREHKSLLVLGDNAGEIGLDTVLIGLLRDEGIAVTYAVRGKNTLNDATMVDARVVGMTEICEVVTSGVDTPGTVLSRCSAEFRIRLDKAPVVLSKGQGNFESLWGVKPEVYYAFKVKCPVVAEVTGHPVKTSLFCQEK; the protein is encoded by the coding sequence ATGAGAACTTATCTCGATTGTCTGCCGTGTTTTTTGAAGATGGCACTTGCGGGAATCAGGGCCACCTGCCCCGGACAGGACGAAATTCATGAAAAAGTAATCAAGCACTGGGCAGCAGGGTTTGCGTGCGCGGATTTAAATGAATCTCCTCCGTCACTCGCCGGACGCCTTTTTCGTGAGACAGTGGAGTACGTCGGAGATATCGATATATTCAAAACTCAGAAGGAAGAAGCCAATGCCCGTGTGCTTGAACTTCTGCCCATGGTAAAGGCCAAAGTTATGGGGAGCGCAGACCCTTTATTGGCGGCTATGGGTGTTTCTATTATCGGCAATTATATGGATTGCTCGGTGATGGGCGAATATGACTGGGAGGCTGAGCTCGATAGTCTTGAGCATGGTCTGGACCGGGATGCATTTGCGAAATTTATCGATAAGGTACGCGAACATAAATCTTTACTTGTACTTGGAGATAATGCCGGTGAGATCGGTTTGGATACTGTCTTAATCGGATTATTGCGTGATGAAGGCATTGCTGTGACCTATGCTGTTCGAGGTAAGAATACCCTTAATGATGCAACAATGGTAGATGCAAGAGTGGTTGGTATGACCGAGATCTGCGAAGTAGTGACCTCAGGAGTGGACACCCCTGGAACGGTCCTGAGTCGTTGCAGTGCCGAGTTTAGAATCCGGTTGGATAAAGCTCCGGTTGTGCTTAGTAAAGGGCAGGGCAACTTTGAATCCCTATGGGGGGTAAAGCCGGAGGTTTACTATGCCTTCAAGGTAAAATGCCCGGTCGTGGCCGAAGTTACAGGTCATCCTGTAAAAACTTCGTTGTTCTGTCAGGAAAAGTAG
- a CDS encoding ATP-binding protein, producing MKIAIASGKGGTGKTTVAVNFAAYLDSLGKSVSFTDCDVEEPNAHFFLNPELEPEQPVHLTVPEIDENKCIGESCKKCIELCRFKSLIWMVDSVLCFSELCHGCGLCELACPADAIGKGNREIGTTSIGKAGNIHFSKGLMRIGEAMAPPLIQAVKKISPEAEINILDCPPGTSCPVVESIDGADFVVLVTEPTPFGLHDLNLAVQLMQTLGKPCGVVINRAGMGDDRVEKYLAEKKVPLLGSLPHSREAASQYSEGHLLYKNIAGFEEKFAQIWSSIQAHVSGAK from the coding sequence ATGAAAATAGCAATTGCCAGCGGTAAAGGCGGAACCGGGAAAACCACCGTCGCCGTCAACTTTGCCGCCTATCTTGATTCTCTGGGCAAGAGCGTAAGCTTTACCGACTGTGACGTGGAAGAACCCAACGCACATTTTTTTCTCAATCCCGAACTAGAACCTGAACAGCCTGTGCACCTCACCGTGCCGGAGATAGATGAGAATAAATGTATAGGAGAGTCCTGTAAGAAATGCATTGAACTCTGCCGTTTCAAATCTTTGATCTGGATGGTTGATTCTGTGCTCTGTTTCTCCGAATTATGCCACGGATGCGGACTTTGCGAGCTGGCCTGCCCGGCAGATGCCATAGGAAAAGGCAATAGAGAAATCGGAACAACTTCCATCGGCAAAGCCGGAAACATACATTTCTCAAAAGGACTGATGCGCATCGGTGAAGCCATGGCTCCCCCACTGATCCAAGCGGTAAAAAAAATTTCTCCGGAAGCAGAAATCAACATCCTCGACTGCCCTCCCGGAACTTCCTGTCCTGTCGTGGAATCCATTGACGGGGCCGACTTCGTAGTTCTGGTTACTGAACCGACCCCCTTCGGTCTTCACGACCTCAATCTTGCAGTACAGTTGATGCAGACTTTAGGAAAACCATGTGGCGTTGTTATCAACCGCGCTGGCATGGGAGACGACAGGGTGGAAAAATACCTTGCGGAGAAAAAAGTTCCTTTGCTTGGATCACTTCCGCATAGCCGCGAAGCCGCATCTCAATATTCCGAAGGACATCTTCTCTATAAGAATATCGCCGGATTTGAGGAAAAATTTGCCCAAATTTGGTCTTCAATCCAAGCACATGTGAGCGGAGCAAAATAG
- a CDS encoding 4Fe-4S binding protein, whose translation MKQLVVISGKGGTGKTSVVAGLASIGPKKVLADCDVDAADLHLIMHPEIKDKHDFLSGERPEINPDLCTQCGLCAEHCKFNAISDDFKVLPEKCEGCGVCSYVCPVEAVSVSPRLCGQWFRSETRFGQMIHAELGIGEENSGKLVTTVRNASAEIGEEVGAELVLVDGSPGVGCPVIASLTNADLAVFVAEPTVSAIHDLKRVHKLTEHFRIPSMAIINKCGINAGKEQEIRDFCAEKNIILAGELPYDTIFSKAQLAGQSVVEYDPDGMGKKIEAIWNKMDANL comes from the coding sequence ATGAAACAATTAGTAGTCATCAGCGGTAAAGGCGGAACCGGAAAAACCAGCGTGGTTGCTGGACTGGCCTCCATCGGCCCCAAAAAAGTTCTCGCAGACTGTGACGTGGATGCCGCAGACCTGCACCTCATCATGCACCCTGAGATTAAAGACAAACATGATTTCCTAAGTGGCGAACGCCCTGAAATAAACCCTGATCTCTGCACTCAGTGCGGTCTCTGTGCTGAACATTGTAAATTCAATGCGATCTCAGATGACTTCAAAGTCTTGCCTGAAAAATGCGAAGGGTGCGGTGTCTGTTCATATGTCTGCCCGGTTGAAGCCGTATCTGTTTCACCTCGCCTTTGCGGCCAGTGGTTTCGATCAGAAACCCGTTTCGGGCAGATGATTCACGCTGAACTCGGTATCGGAGAAGAAAACTCCGGTAAACTGGTTACCACTGTGCGCAACGCTTCAGCAGAAATAGGCGAAGAAGTTGGTGCTGAGCTGGTACTGGTAGATGGATCTCCCGGGGTAGGTTGTCCGGTTATCGCCTCGCTAACCAATGCGGACCTTGCGGTATTCGTAGCCGAGCCGACCGTATCGGCAATTCACGACCTGAAAAGAGTCCATAAACTTACCGAACACTTTAGAATTCCATCCATGGCAATCATCAACAAATGTGGAATCAATGCCGGTAAGGAGCAGGAAATACGCGACTTCTGTGCTGAAAAGAATATAATTCTCGCCGGAGAACTTCCTTACGACACCATTTTTTCAAAAGCTCAACTAGCCGGACAATCCGTAGTTGAATATGACCCGGATGGCATGGGGAAAAAGATTGAAGCCATCTGGAATAAAATGGATGCGAACCTTTAA
- a CDS encoding CGGC domain-containing protein, which produces MGKEKIVVLGCSMAMDDICIGCSRCMVGFNRREGEFKNCKEDAELVGIVGCGGCPGSGIVTRMAHMKLWNGPMDEVPNKVYIAPCITMHCPHKDVLLKKVTAKAGCEVIEGTHPYIPENIFG; this is translated from the coding sequence ATGGGCAAGGAAAAAATTGTAGTTCTAGGATGCAGTATGGCAATGGACGATATCTGTATCGGCTGCTCCCGTTGCATGGTCGGCTTTAATCGCCGCGAGGGCGAATTCAAAAATTGCAAAGAAGATGCTGAACTGGTTGGTATTGTCGGCTGCGGAGGTTGCCCCGGCAGCGGAATCGTAACCAGAATGGCTCACATGAAGCTTTGGAACGGACCGATGGACGAAGTGCCGAACAAAGTCTATATAGCTCCTTGTATTACCATGCACTGTCCTCATAAAGACGTTTTGCTTAAAAAGGTTACTGCCAAGGCCGGATGTGAGGTCATTGAAGGCACACATCCCTACATCCCTGAAAACATTTTTGGTTAA
- a CDS encoding zinc ribbon domain-containing protein: MPIYEYKCRECGNVYEEITSVNTQSTECPNCGKTAGEKLMSSTSSLTGKETPNVPDATGTGCCGGNPSSKGCVPGSCCGKA; the protein is encoded by the coding sequence ATGCCGATTTACGAATATAAATGCCGCGAATGCGGAAACGTGTACGAAGAAATCACCAGCGTGAATACCCAGAGTACCGAGTGCCCCAACTGCGGCAAAACCGCCGGGGAAAAGCTCATGTCCTCCACTTCATCGCTGACCGGAAAAGAAACCCCCAACGTCCCGGATGCGACAGGAACCGGATGCTGCGGTGGCAATCCGTCATCCAAAGGATGCGTACCCGGCTCATGCTGCGGTAAGGCTTAA
- the lpxI gene encoding UDP-2,3-diacylglucosamine diphosphatase LpxI (LpxI, functionally equivalent to LpxH, replaces it in LPS biosynthesis in a minority of bacteria.), with protein MITKDTIGLIAGGGQFPLLVAKGAAAQGNRVVAVFFRGHSNFEVDEHVDESVELKLGQLNKLISFFKKNGVNKVVMAGTINKPKALDLRPDFRAAKLLFKLATKGDDVILRTIANEFESEGMQVVGPHEYAPELITPSGFLTKRKPNEVERSDLTFGWNIARELGRMDIGQCVVVREGIVAAVEAIEGTDAAIKRGCELGGKGCCIVKVFKPGQEKRVDMPSIGLKTVQGMKDLGATCLGVEAGKSLFFDLDESIQFAEKHGITIVGLTQELIDDNF; from the coding sequence ATGATCACCAAAGATACAATAGGTCTTATAGCCGGGGGGGGACAATTTCCCCTCCTGGTTGCAAAAGGAGCCGCAGCACAGGGTAATCGTGTTGTGGCTGTTTTTTTTAGAGGTCATTCAAATTTTGAGGTGGACGAACATGTTGATGAGTCCGTGGAACTCAAGCTCGGTCAGCTCAACAAGTTGATTTCTTTCTTCAAGAAAAACGGGGTCAATAAAGTAGTCATGGCCGGAACCATCAACAAGCCGAAAGCCCTTGATCTTCGACCTGATTTTCGAGCTGCCAAGCTGCTTTTCAAGCTTGCCACCAAAGGTGATGATGTCATTTTGCGAACCATTGCCAACGAATTTGAATCCGAGGGTATGCAGGTCGTCGGCCCGCATGAATATGCTCCCGAGCTTATTACCCCGTCCGGTTTTTTGACCAAGCGCAAGCCAAACGAAGTAGAACGTTCTGATCTTACTTTCGGTTGGAATATAGCTCGCGAGCTTGGGCGCATGGATATCGGCCAATGCGTAGTTGTCCGCGAGGGTATCGTTGCAGCTGTCGAAGCCATTGAAGGTACTGACGCAGCCATCAAGCGCGGTTGTGAGCTTGGCGGAAAAGGGTGTTGTATAGTCAAAGTTTTCAAGCCCGGTCAGGAGAAGAGAGTAGATATGCCTTCAATTGGTCTTAAAACTGTTCAGGGGATGAAAGACCTTGGGGCAACCTGTCTCGGTGTAGAAGCAGGGAAAAGTCTTTTTTTTGATTTGGATGAGTCTATCCAGTTTGCTGAAAAGCACGGCATTACGATTGTCGGGCTGACTCAGGAGTTGATTGACGATAATTTTTAA
- the lpxA gene encoding acyl-ACP--UDP-N-acetylglucosamine O-acyltransferase, with amino-acid sequence MATEIHPSAIVDPGAQIGENVKIGPFCVIEDNVVIGDDCNIDAHAQIKAYTRMGKGNVVHTGAVLGGEPQHLGFKGEPTTVEIGDNNIFREYMTIHRGTVQGCEKTVVGSNCMIMAYVHIAHDCHIGSNVIMANATSLAGHVEVGDYVTISGLSGIHQFVRIGEYAFLGAMSGFGQDIPPYMLATGVRGVLHGPNSVGLRRRGFDSKTCLDIKKAYRIIFRSGLTREESLEMAENEFPDTPEVARLIEFIKTSERGICPADRTPEKRL; translated from the coding sequence ATGGCTACTGAAATCCATCCTAGTGCTATTGTTGATCCGGGCGCACAGATAGGCGAGAACGTTAAGATCGGTCCTTTCTGCGTAATTGAGGATAATGTTGTTATCGGTGACGATTGTAACATTGATGCACATGCCCAGATAAAAGCATATACCCGCATGGGTAAAGGCAATGTTGTTCATACCGGAGCTGTGCTCGGTGGTGAACCTCAGCATCTCGGTTTCAAAGGTGAGCCTACTACTGTTGAAATCGGTGATAACAATATTTTCCGTGAATACATGACCATCCACCGTGGTACTGTTCAGGGGTGTGAAAAAACTGTGGTCGGCAGCAACTGCATGATCATGGCTTATGTACATATCGCCCATGACTGTCACATCGGTAGCAATGTCATCATGGCTAACGCAACCAGTCTTGCCGGCCATGTTGAAGTGGGTGATTATGTGACCATCAGCGGTCTGTCCGGTATCCACCAGTTCGTAAGAATCGGTGAGTACGCATTTTTAGGTGCGATGTCCGGCTTCGGTCAGGATATTCCCCCCTACATGCTGGCTACCGGTGTTCGCGGTGTGCTGCACGGTCCTAACTCAGTTGGGCTGAGAAGACGCGGTTTTGATTCCAAAACCTGCCTCGACATCAAAAAGGCATACCGCATTATTTTCCGATCCGGTCTTACTCGTGAAGAGTCCCTTGAAATGGCTGAAAATGAGTTTCCCGACACTCCTGAAGTGGCCCGTCTCATTGAGTTCATCAAGACCAGCGAACGGGGTATCTGCCCTGCTGACCGGACACCCGAAAAGAGATTATGA
- the fabZ gene encoding 3-hydroxyacyl-ACP dehydratase FabZ, translating to MSNSTPDIIDIKKIMGMLPHRYPFLLVDRVEEIKPGESIRAYKNVTMNEPFFQGHFPGLPVMPGVLIVEALAQAGGIIVLSTDEVDTNDKVFLFTGINKLKFRRPVVPGDKLVLEVNEVKRKMNIWKMKCVATVDGEIAAQGEVSAAIVDKEAI from the coding sequence GTGAGTAATTCAACTCCCGATATTATCGATATTAAAAAGATTATGGGGATGCTTCCCCACCGCTATCCTTTTCTGCTCGTTGACCGTGTGGAAGAGATCAAGCCCGGGGAGTCTATCAGGGCGTACAAGAACGTCACTATGAATGAGCCTTTTTTTCAGGGGCACTTCCCAGGTCTTCCGGTTATGCCCGGGGTTCTGATTGTTGAAGCTCTTGCTCAGGCAGGTGGCATTATCGTGCTCAGTACTGATGAAGTTGACACCAACGACAAGGTTTTTCTTTTTACCGGAATCAACAAGCTTAAATTCCGCAGACCTGTTGTTCCCGGTGATAAGCTTGTTCTTGAAGTTAACGAAGTGAAGCGTAAAATGAACATCTGGAAAATGAAGTGCGTCGCAACTGTAGATGGTGAAATCGCTGCTCAAGGCGAAGTTTCTGCTGCAATTGTCGACAAGGAGGCCATATAA